One Epinephelus fuscoguttatus linkage group LG10, E.fuscoguttatus.final_Chr_v1 genomic window carries:
- the sid1 gene encoding secreted immunoglobulin domain 1 produces the protein MESLLVCLILLSVSGFWLEQPASALPVSTVQVRVGENATLQCPLLDAFNASTTNASNTTAISAAYSTLSWYRKTAGQSPELLLTIRPADTSNVKYGAGVGPDKVSAAANGSLLLHNSEQSDSAVYYCGISWGQDSKMKPNATGAH, from the exons ATGGAGTCTCTGCTGGTCTGTCTGATCCTCCTCTCCGTCAGCG GTTTCTGGTTGGAGCAGCCTGCCTCCGCCCTGCCAGTCTCCACTGTACAGGTGAGAGTCGGGGAGAACGCCACCCTGCAGTGCCCCCTGCTGGATGCCTTCAACGCCTCCACCACTAATGCCTCCAACACCACCGCCATCAGTGCTGCGTACTCCACCCTCAGCTGGTACAGGAAGACAGCAGGACAGagtccagagctgctgctgaccATCAGGCCTGCAGACACGTCTAATGTGAAGTATGGCGCCGGTGTTGGTCCTGATAAAGTCTCAGCTGCAGCCAACGgctcgctgctgctgcacaaCTCTGAGCAGAGCGACTCAGCAGTTTATTACTGCGGCATCAGTTGGGGACAAGACTCCAAGATGAAACCCAACGCCACAGGAGCTCACTGA